One window of the Chryseobacterium camelliae genome contains the following:
- a CDS encoding T9SS type A sorting domain-containing protein, with translation MKKHLFPVFLLFMSTSAFAQQDFFALAGKETPSITFSDFRALDAASGTSGERIFTSETTSKVFSQSRSSTVAEDKNAYGNAQATTMAALAYDAGSNSLVYMPMFSSNIYILNPKTKEITLVENEVARVTACDINSHITRMTAGYDGHIYAMNNAGTQFLKISRQGSRYAVTDLGIVKDDSGNGKNSFTTIETGFGGDMIADADGNFYVFSTSGNVFRIITGEMKAKFMGKISGLPENYSVNGAAVNSKGKVVIASAKGAGLYEVDLDNLQAKQLPGEQNLHIYDLASKYFAHDRASYVQSPSFNADIYPTRVDEHFINVSISDKAVKGNITVSIYDLSGKNLFKQNLSVKDGLLNEKVSLKNLVSGSYLVNITDSSGKAILNRKILVTD, from the coding sequence ATGAAGAAACATTTATTCCCTGTTTTTCTGCTGTTCATGAGTACCAGTGCCTTTGCACAGCAGGATTTTTTTGCACTTGCCGGAAAAGAGACCCCTTCCATTACCTTTAGTGACTTCCGTGCCTTAGATGCTGCAAGCGGTACTTCCGGAGAAAGGATTTTTACTTCAGAGACAACATCAAAAGTATTTTCCCAATCGAGGAGCAGCACTGTTGCGGAAGATAAAAATGCATACGGCAACGCCCAGGCTACTACAATGGCTGCGCTGGCTTATGATGCAGGCAGTAACAGCCTTGTGTACATGCCTATGTTTTCGTCCAATATCTATATCCTCAATCCTAAAACCAAAGAAATTACCCTGGTGGAAAATGAAGTGGCAAGGGTAACTGCCTGCGACATCAATTCCCATATCACCAGAATGACTGCCGGTTACGATGGCCATATCTATGCAATGAACAATGCCGGAACCCAGTTTCTTAAAATCAGCAGACAGGGAAGCCGGTATGCCGTAACAGACCTGGGAATTGTTAAAGATGATTCCGGGAATGGCAAAAATTCGTTTACCACGATCGAGACAGGGTTCGGAGGGGATATGATTGCCGATGCAGACGGGAATTTCTATGTTTTTTCCACTTCCGGAAATGTATTCAGGATAATTACCGGTGAAATGAAAGCAAAGTTCATGGGGAAAATCAGCGGATTGCCTGAAAATTATTCCGTAAACGGAGCTGCGGTCAACTCAAAAGGAAAAGTAGTCATTGCCAGTGCAAAAGGTGCCGGATTGTATGAGGTAGACCTTGACAACCTTCAGGCGAAGCAGCTTCCGGGGGAGCAGAACCTTCATATTTATGATCTGGCCAGTAAGTATTTTGCTCATGACAGGGCTTCTTATGTTCAGTCGCCATCCTTTAATGCTGATATTTACCCTACCAGGGTAGATGAACATTTCATTAATGTCAGCATCAGTGATAAAGCGGTAAAAGGAAATATTACGGTCAGTATTTATGATCTTTCAGGTAAAAATCTGTTTAAGCAGAACCTCTCCGTTAAAGATGGCCTGCTGAATGAAAAAGTATCCCTGAAAAACCTGGTCAGCGGATCTTATTTGGTGAACATCACAGATTCAAGCGGGAAAGCAATCCTGAACAGGAAAATTCTGGTTACCGATTAA
- a CDS encoding UvrD-helicase domain-containing protein, which yields MQNSYTVINASAGSGKTYALVQRLLMICLRYPYQHQSIRNILALTFTNKAANEMKERILTWLGNFSSEKFADNADLKNIQKAFEEEGLKITIDELHVRSKKLLDYVLHNYSTLNIGTIDRFNSRLVRSFSYELGLAKNFNLEIEAEPFLIEAVDKMLDQIGENEAISSSFMDYVDYSLENNERINLNKSLYDSAKEFVKDIHYEYLKSNQSFDDSSYEDIKNRIRKEIVLNRKQATDLAAQSIELFRSRDIDVEDFAQGKNGLGGFFVKVLDFYQQKRPGFPFPTTQEDSVVNNYRKGASSKSKNKEADILDILDQLLENRMKLILLYIETQKKEKILSALLPLKVNKDIQDELKKIEEENDLVLLSKFNILINENLRNEPSAFIYEKVGSQFQHYFFDEFQDTSELQWQNFIPLRDHSISTENTSFTLVGDPKQSIYRFRGGESKLMLDIINKKENSPREADLMVLKDNWRSAKNIVKFNNELYRFHSEILEEEHRNIFGTDAEQNPKSTFDGRVKVNLIENLTNEDFYNDTSERMRKDIQECLDNGFRFSDITVLCRGNFDIFSYSQKLGGLKVRYRGQETNVKTISEKGLTLELSNTLKAVIEFLKWESNPKNRPNLIMMMYHLNSLGRIRMPDFTLEMKEILGIESHEEVLAFLEAHYGIKLKQDLLPRFNLYNYIEFYINEFSFEDREKDFLLNFLEMLFNFTQNAGASIKEFLKYWDEEASQYTIQASENIDAIQIMTIHKAKGLEFPVVFIPMMNKNRDAEFSNWFETGTHESLKSVNINQFSKTLEVYDEEIQHFNRQNSYKNFIDRLCLQYVATTRPVEQLFFYIQKANKTSNHLELLEFLQTKNKDNADEFDLYEVNPEMLKKYSTDKTSEFRTRDIPNLKNISEKTTSIRIATPSKTYQARNEKVKIGLFAHELLAKINTENDIEQVLERYLLDGQITLNERDTIRERLHDIIRTHTEFFDDRWEVINEKEIMVSERGESRIYRPDRILKGPDGYIIVDFKTGEPSEKDKHQIENYKRVLERLGRKVIDTRLVYL from the coding sequence ATGCAGAATTCATATACGGTTATTAATGCTTCCGCAGGGTCTGGAAAGACCTATGCACTGGTTCAGCGCCTTCTGATGATCTGCCTCCGGTATCCCTATCAGCATCAGTCAATCAGGAACATTCTGGCCCTTACGTTTACCAATAAGGCAGCCAATGAAATGAAGGAAAGGATCCTGACATGGCTCGGGAACTTCTCCTCTGAAAAATTTGCAGACAATGCCGACCTGAAGAATATTCAGAAAGCTTTTGAAGAGGAAGGCTTAAAAATCACCATTGATGAACTTCACGTACGCTCTAAAAAACTGCTGGACTATGTCCTGCACAACTACTCCACTCTGAATATCGGAACCATTGACCGTTTTAATTCCAGGCTGGTAAGAAGTTTTTCTTATGAACTGGGATTAGCTAAAAATTTCAACCTTGAAATCGAGGCTGAGCCATTCCTGATTGAAGCCGTAGATAAAATGCTGGACCAGATCGGTGAGAATGAAGCAATATCCAGCTCTTTCATGGATTATGTAGATTACAGCCTGGAAAACAATGAACGGATAAACCTTAACAAAAGCCTCTATGATTCTGCCAAGGAATTTGTTAAGGATATTCACTATGAATACCTGAAAAGTAATCAAAGTTTTGATGACAGCAGCTATGAAGATATCAAGAACAGGATCCGTAAAGAAATTGTGCTGAACAGGAAGCAAGCCACAGATCTCGCTGCCCAGTCGATAGAGCTTTTCCGGTCCAGGGATATTGATGTAGAAGATTTTGCCCAGGGAAAGAACGGGCTTGGAGGTTTTTTCGTCAAGGTGCTGGATTTTTACCAGCAGAAAAGGCCCGGATTCCCTTTTCCCACTACACAGGAAGACTCTGTTGTAAACAATTACAGAAAAGGTGCTTCTTCAAAATCGAAAAATAAGGAGGCCGATATCCTGGACATCCTGGATCAGTTGCTGGAAAACCGCATGAAGCTGATCCTGCTGTATATTGAGACCCAGAAAAAAGAGAAAATTCTTTCTGCCCTGCTGCCTCTGAAGGTTAACAAAGATATTCAGGATGAATTGAAAAAGATAGAAGAGGAAAATGACCTGGTACTGCTTTCAAAATTCAATATCCTGATCAATGAGAACCTTCGCAATGAGCCGTCAGCCTTTATTTATGAAAAGGTAGGATCACAGTTCCAGCATTATTTCTTTGATGAGTTCCAGGATACCTCGGAACTGCAATGGCAGAATTTCATTCCGTTACGGGATCACAGCATATCGACAGAGAATACCTCTTTTACACTGGTTGGAGACCCGAAACAAAGTATTTACCGTTTCCGGGGCGGGGAAAGCAAACTGATGCTGGACATCATCAATAAAAAAGAAAACTCACCACGGGAAGCAGACCTGATGGTGCTGAAAGACAACTGGCGGAGCGCAAAGAATATTGTAAAGTTCAATAATGAACTGTACCGTTTCCATTCTGAGATTTTAGAAGAAGAGCACCGCAATATTTTCGGTACGGATGCTGAACAGAATCCAAAATCGACCTTTGACGGAAGGGTAAAAGTCAATCTTATCGAGAACCTTACCAATGAGGATTTTTACAATGACACTTCGGAAAGGATGAGAAAGGACATTCAGGAATGCCTGGATAACGGCTTCCGGTTTTCAGACATCACAGTACTCTGCCGGGGCAATTTCGATATCTTCAGCTACTCACAGAAGCTGGGCGGACTGAAGGTACGGTACCGGGGACAGGAAACCAACGTCAAAACAATTTCTGAAAAAGGACTGACACTGGAGCTATCCAATACGTTAAAAGCCGTTATTGAGTTCCTGAAATGGGAATCCAATCCTAAAAACCGGCCTAACCTGATCATGATGATGTACCACCTCAACAGCCTGGGACGGATCCGGATGCCCGACTTTACCCTGGAGATGAAAGAAATCCTCGGCATAGAATCCCATGAGGAAGTGCTGGCCTTTCTCGAAGCTCATTACGGTATCAAACTGAAACAGGATCTCCTTCCCAGGTTCAACCTCTATAATTATATAGAATTTTACATCAATGAATTCTCTTTTGAGGACAGGGAAAAAGATTTCCTGCTGAATTTCCTGGAAATGCTGTTCAATTTCACCCAGAATGCAGGCGCCAGCATCAAAGAATTCCTGAAATACTGGGATGAGGAAGCTTCACAATACACGATTCAGGCATCAGAGAATATCGATGCGATCCAGATCATGACCATCCACAAAGCCAAAGGGCTGGAATTCCCGGTCGTTTTTATCCCGATGATGAATAAAAATCGCGATGCCGAATTCAGCAACTGGTTTGAAACGGGAACCCACGAATCATTAAAATCCGTAAATATCAACCAGTTCAGTAAAACGCTTGAAGTGTACGACGAGGAGATCCAGCATTTTAACCGCCAGAATTCTTATAAAAATTTCATAGACCGGCTCTGCCTTCAGTATGTGGCTACCACACGGCCTGTAGAACAATTATTTTTCTACATCCAGAAGGCCAACAAAACCTCCAACCATCTTGAGTTGCTCGAGTTCCTTCAAACTAAAAATAAGGATAACGCCGATGAATTTGACCTTTATGAGGTTAATCCTGAGATGCTGAAAAAGTATTCTACCGATAAAACTTCAGAATTCAGAACGAGGGATATCCCCAATTTAAAAAATATCAGCGAAAAAACTACATCCATCAGGATTGCCACACCTTCCAAAACCTATCAGGCGAGGAATGAAAAAGTAAAGATCGGACTTTTCGCCCATGAGCTTCTGGCTAAGATCAATACCGAAAATGATATCGAGCAGGTATTGGAACGTTATCTCCTGGATGGACAGATCACATTAAATGAACGGGATACCATCCGGGAAAGGCTTCATGACATCATCCGTACCCATACAGAGTTTTTTGATGACCGGTGGGAAGTAATCAATGAAAAGGAAATTATGGTTTCTGAAAGAGGCGAAAGCAGGATATACCGCCCGGACAGGATCCTGAAAGGGCCCGACGGATACATCATCGTTGATTTCAAAACCGGTGAACCTTCAGAGAAAGACAAACACCAGATTGAAAATTATAAACGGGTGCTGGAACGATTAGGAAGAAAAGTGATTGATACGAGACTTGTATACCTATAA
- a CDS encoding ferritin, whose product MVSEKIANLINEQIAHEQYAAQYYLSMSAWFSARDLDGIANYFRVQSKEELMHADKMFDYLNDVSGEIIIGEIPKPPHEFENATDIFEKALEHEKRVTKSIFNIVKNANDEGDFATTSFLQWFINEQVEEEASASQLVTKIRMVCDNPSALYLFDQELAQRVFSPDAGA is encoded by the coding sequence ATGGTTAGTGAAAAAATCGCGAATTTAATTAATGAGCAAATTGCTCACGAACAGTACGCTGCCCAGTATTACCTTTCTATGTCTGCCTGGTTCTCTGCCAGGGACCTTGACGGGATCGCAAACTATTTCAGGGTACAGAGCAAAGAAGAGCTTATGCATGCTGATAAAATGTTTGATTACCTTAATGATGTAAGCGGTGAAATCATAATCGGTGAGATTCCAAAACCGCCGCATGAATTTGAAAATGCCACTGATATTTTCGAAAAGGCATTGGAGCATGAGAAGAGAGTAACCAAAAGCATATTCAATATCGTTAAGAATGCAAATGACGAAGGGGACTTTGCCACTACTTCATTTCTGCAGTGGTTCATCAATGAGCAGGTAGAGGAAGAAGCAAGCGCTTCACAGCTGGTAACGAAGATCAGAATGGTATGCGATAACCCTTCGGCTTTATACCTTTTTGATCAGGAACTTGCCCAACGGGTATTTTCTCCTGATGCAGGAGCATAA
- the cysS gene encoding cysteine--tRNA ligase, with protein sequence MQLKIYNSLSGEKEIFKPILEGNVGMYVCGPTVYSNVHLGNVRTFLSFDFIYRSLQHLGYKVRYVRNITDAGHLTDDGDVNNDRFVKQTRLEKLEPMEIVQKYTVDFHKVLEMFNLLPPNIEPTATGHIVEQIELTQKLIERGFAYESNGSVYFDVLEYNRRGLNYGELSKRNIEELFANTRDLDGQGEKKNPQDFALWKKASPAHIMRWNSPWGEGFPGWHLECTAMSTKYLGETFDIHGGGMDLKFPHHECEIAQGKACNDAAPVNYWMHANMLTMNSQRMSKSTGNYILPMQLVTGENDFFEKPFHPSIVRFCFLQAHYRSVLDISNDAMTASEKGFIRLMESLKIINGEHIKEKTGNQGTSGFNYSEWKGKAYDALTDDFNSPVLIAHLFEAVKFIFALNDGKETISTEELEDLKATLNAFVFEVLGLQNIEENNNEKLDQTLKVLIELRNQARKAKNFELSDQIRDKLLAEGIELKDGREGTSYVLN encoded by the coding sequence ATGCAACTAAAAATATACAACTCGCTTTCAGGCGAAAAAGAAATATTCAAGCCCATCTTGGAAGGAAACGTAGGAATGTATGTCTGCGGACCCACCGTGTACAGCAATGTGCATTTAGGAAACGTAAGGACTTTCCTTTCCTTCGATTTTATTTACAGGAGCCTGCAACACCTTGGCTACAAAGTCAGGTATGTAAGGAATATCACTGATGCAGGCCACCTGACCGATGATGGCGATGTCAACAACGACAGGTTTGTAAAACAAACCCGCCTGGAAAAACTGGAGCCTATGGAAATCGTACAGAAATATACCGTAGATTTTCATAAGGTTTTAGAAATGTTCAACCTTCTGCCGCCCAATATCGAGCCGACAGCTACAGGCCACATCGTAGAACAGATCGAACTGACCCAAAAGCTGATTGAAAGAGGCTTTGCCTATGAAAGCAACGGTTCTGTCTACTTCGATGTATTGGAATATAACAGGAGAGGCCTGAACTATGGAGAACTGTCAAAAAGAAATATTGAAGAACTCTTCGCTAATACCCGCGACCTGGACGGCCAGGGAGAAAAGAAAAACCCGCAGGATTTTGCCCTCTGGAAAAAAGCGTCCCCGGCTCACATCATGCGATGGAATTCTCCCTGGGGAGAAGGTTTCCCCGGATGGCACCTGGAATGTACTGCGATGAGTACCAAATACCTTGGAGAGACTTTTGATATCCACGGAGGGGGCATGGACCTTAAATTTCCGCATCACGAATGTGAAATCGCGCAGGGAAAGGCGTGCAATGATGCTGCTCCGGTAAATTACTGGATGCATGCCAATATGTTGACCATGAACAGCCAGAGGATGAGCAAATCCACCGGGAATTATATCCTGCCGATGCAGCTGGTTACCGGAGAAAATGATTTCTTTGAAAAACCATTCCACCCGTCGATCGTAAGGTTCTGCTTCCTGCAGGCCCACTACAGAAGTGTGCTGGATATCTCCAATGATGCCATGACGGCCAGTGAAAAAGGATTCATCAGGCTGATGGAATCCCTTAAAATCATTAACGGGGAGCATATAAAAGAAAAAACAGGTAATCAGGGTACTTCAGGATTTAACTATTCAGAATGGAAAGGAAAGGCATATGATGCGCTGACAGATGATTTCAACTCACCGGTGCTTATTGCCCACCTTTTTGAAGCGGTAAAATTTATTTTTGCCCTCAACGATGGTAAAGAAACCATTTCAACTGAAGAACTGGAAGACCTGAAAGCTACATTGAATGCCTTTGTATTCGAGGTATTGGGACTTCAGAATATCGAAGAAAACAATAATGAAAAGCTGGATCAGACCTTAAAAGTACTGATAGAGCTCAGGAACCAGGCGAGGAAAGCAAAAAACTTCGAACTTTCCGATCAGATCAGGGATAAGCTCCTTGCCGAAGGCATTGAACTGAAAGACGGACGAGAAGGGACATCGTATGTCCTGAATTAA
- the folE gene encoding GTP cyclohydrolase I FolE, protein MVDFTDNDDDIFTGKEHTPIRQDAFDKSPDEKIEKITHLFGEIMETLGLDMTDDSLKDSPRRVAKMYVNEIFGGLLPENKPGISTFSNKYKYRQMLVEKDITVYSFCEHHFLPIIGRAHVAYISNGEVIGLSKINRIVDYYAKRPQVQERLTMQIVDALKEALGTKDVACIIDAKHLCVNCRGIKDTASSTITAELSGIFRTNPITRQEFLHYVGSHAKLD, encoded by the coding sequence ATGGTTGATTTTACGGATAACGATGATGATATTTTCACAGGAAAAGAACATACGCCCATAAGACAGGATGCTTTTGACAAATCACCAGACGAGAAGATTGAAAAAATTACCCATCTGTTCGGAGAGATCATGGAAACATTAGGGCTGGATATGACCGATGATTCCCTGAAAGATTCCCCGCGGCGCGTCGCTAAAATGTATGTGAATGAGATTTTCGGTGGCCTCCTTCCGGAAAACAAACCGGGAATTTCCACTTTTTCCAATAAATACAAATACCGCCAGATGCTGGTGGAAAAAGATATTACCGTATATTCATTCTGCGAACACCACTTTTTACCCATTATAGGAAGGGCCCATGTGGCTTATATTTCCAACGGGGAAGTAATCGGACTTTCAAAAATTAACAGGATTGTGGATTACTATGCCAAGAGGCCGCAGGTTCAGGAACGGCTTACCATGCAGATCGTAGATGCTTTAAAAGAAGCCCTGGGAACAAAAGATGTGGCCTGTATCATAGATGCTAAACATCTTTGCGTAAATTGCAGGGGAATTAAAGATACGGCAAGCTCTACCATAACGGCAGAACTGAGTGGGATTTTCAGAACCAACCCGATTACCCGCCAGGAATTCCTGCATTATGTAGGAAGCCATGCGAAATTAGATTAA
- the metF gene encoding methylenetetrahydrofolate reductase [NAD(P)H], with amino-acid sequence MKITDHIKNANGNTLFSLEVVPPQKGIGIEDLYRNIDPLMEFKPPFIDVTTSREEYIYLDKGNGLMERRITRMRPGTLGICAAIQHKYNVDTVPHLLCGGFTKEETEYLLVDCMYLGIDNVMALRGDAMKGHQYFEPTKGGHSSAMDLVHQINDLGRGKFLHDDEACDEHNKFCIGVAGYPEKHMEAPSMNYDLKWLKQKVDAGADYIVTQMFFDNKKFIEFVNKAREMGITVPIIPGIKPIATKKHLKVLPQVFKIDLPEELITEVENAKNNEAVKQIGIEWAISQCRELLNYGVPVLHFYSMGKSDNIKNVAAELF; translated from the coding sequence ATGAAGATCACAGACCACATAAAAAATGCAAACGGAAACACACTGTTCTCCCTTGAAGTTGTTCCGCCACAAAAGGGAATCGGGATTGAGGACCTGTACCGGAATATCGACCCGCTCATGGAATTCAAGCCTCCTTTTATTGATGTCACCACTTCCCGTGAAGAATACATTTACCTCGACAAAGGGAATGGCCTGATGGAGCGCAGGATCACCAGGATGCGTCCCGGAACCTTAGGGATCTGTGCAGCCATCCAGCATAAATATAATGTTGATACCGTTCCTCATCTGCTGTGTGGAGGATTTACCAAAGAAGAAACAGAATACCTCCTGGTAGACTGTATGTACCTGGGAATTGATAATGTTATGGCTTTACGCGGCGATGCCATGAAGGGACATCAGTATTTTGAACCTACCAAAGGAGGGCATTCCAGCGCGATGGATCTGGTACATCAGATCAATGATCTCGGAAGAGGAAAATTCCTGCATGACGATGAAGCCTGTGACGAGCATAATAAATTCTGCATCGGGGTAGCCGGGTATCCTGAAAAGCATATGGAAGCCCCTTCAATGAATTACGACCTTAAATGGCTGAAGCAGAAAGTGGATGCGGGAGCCGATTATATTGTTACCCAGATGTTTTTCGACAATAAAAAATTCATCGAATTCGTCAATAAAGCCAGGGAAATGGGGATTACTGTTCCGATTATTCCGGGAATAAAACCGATTGCTACCAAAAAACACCTGAAAGTTCTGCCACAGGTATTTAAAATAGACCTGCCGGAAGAACTGATTACCGAAGTGGAAAATGCAAAGAACAATGAAGCCGTAAAGCAAATCGGGATCGAATGGGCAATAAGCCAGTGCAGGGAACTGCTGAACTATGGTGTTCCCGTACTGCATTTCTATTCAATGGGGAAAAGCGACAACATTAAAAATGTGGCCGCAGAATTGTTTTAA
- a CDS encoding 4-alpha-glucanotransferase, whose protein sequence is MKLYFNVGYNTKIGENLQLVIHEQDAAPQHHTMYYGENGSWKCEVDYFSKSITYHYRVMHENGSMLREEFVPHTLAFSHNYKEFVIFDEWNNKNFPENYLNNKILYHKLNQFRPEKVSVLKKHTHLFRIEAPLYHPDWEIVLFGSTPSLGSWNPEKAIHLLQTDYGIWEAAVEIPEDEPIQFKYGIYDRKTQQMVDMESGGNRYTVQNRMKDTLYIVANHYYKFKLSQMYHDAGVAVPVFALRTENGFGVGEFSDIKELGDWAQETNLGIIQILPINDTTANYSWTDSYPYAAVSVYALHPQYISLKNLDFPLPEELMAEYESEKEALNDLPLIDYEKMIAGKWKFLKAVFSTHKDKIYKDRNFKKFLKDNESWLNPYAAFCVLRDRYHTPNFNDWKTHKKYIAGKIAQFFTAKSKDYDAVMLHAWVQYQLHNQLKDAVEYIHNLGISIKGDLPIGIYRYSVEAWTEPELFGMDFQAGAPPDQFTELGQNWEFPTYNWEAMKADDYTWWKNRFKALEQYFDAMRIDHILGFFRIWRMPVSATQGILGYFYPAVPVTEEEFRSRHIPFSDDRYCKPFINDQILWNYFGENSGKVLDFVDRNDDGTYTLKEEFDTQRKLTDFFRSNPNTAIEEPMISLCANVLFLTEDREGETVYHPRFNVYLTDSYHYLSDWEKKAIYDLYQDYFFKRQDGLWAEKAMEKLPVILNSTKMLICGEDLGLVPECVPAVMDELAIVALKVQRMPSDNIPFYNPKNAGYLNVVTASSHDSSTLRQWWKENPDLTQQYFNQQLMQSGKAPDELSPELGEMIMKQHLYTDAMLAVFPIQEFLATDPELVNPDMDQERINNPAVFPHYWRYRMHLNIEELKNKPAFNQKIASWVKDSGRM, encoded by the coding sequence ATGAAACTATATTTTAATGTAGGTTACAATACAAAAATAGGAGAAAACCTGCAGTTGGTTATTCATGAACAGGATGCAGCACCTCAGCACCATACCATGTATTACGGGGAAAACGGTTCCTGGAAATGCGAGGTGGACTACTTTTCAAAATCCATTACCTACCATTACCGCGTCATGCATGAAAACGGTAGCATGCTAAGAGAAGAGTTTGTTCCCCACACGCTTGCTTTTTCTCATAATTACAAAGAGTTCGTTATTTTCGATGAATGGAACAATAAGAATTTTCCCGAAAATTACCTCAATAATAAAATCCTTTACCATAAGCTTAACCAATTCCGTCCTGAAAAGGTTTCCGTATTAAAGAAGCATACCCATCTTTTCCGCATAGAAGCGCCGCTGTATCATCCGGATTGGGAAATTGTCCTCTTCGGCAGCACGCCGTCTTTGGGAAGCTGGAATCCTGAAAAGGCAATTCATTTGTTACAAACGGATTACGGAATTTGGGAAGCGGCTGTTGAGATTCCGGAAGACGAACCGATCCAGTTCAAATACGGTATCTACGACAGGAAAACCCAGCAAATGGTGGATATGGAATCCGGAGGCAACCGGTATACAGTTCAGAACAGGATGAAGGATACGCTGTATATTGTTGCGAACCACTACTACAAGTTTAAGCTTTCCCAGATGTACCACGATGCAGGCGTTGCCGTTCCTGTATTTGCCTTACGAACTGAAAACGGATTCGGGGTCGGAGAGTTTTCCGATATTAAGGAATTGGGGGACTGGGCACAGGAAACCAATCTGGGCATCATCCAGATCCTGCCGATCAATGATACGACGGCCAATTATTCCTGGACTGACTCTTATCCGTATGCTGCCGTTTCCGTATATGCTTTACATCCGCAGTACATTTCATTGAAAAACCTGGATTTTCCGTTACCGGAAGAACTGATGGCTGAATACGAATCTGAAAAGGAAGCCCTGAACGATTTGCCGCTGATCGATTATGAAAAAATGATTGCCGGGAAATGGAAATTCCTGAAAGCGGTTTTCAGTACTCATAAAGATAAAATCTATAAAGACCGCAACTTCAAAAAATTCCTGAAAGATAATGAAAGCTGGCTGAACCCTTATGCTGCTTTCTGTGTGCTCAGGGATAGATACCATACCCCGAACTTCAACGACTGGAAGACCCATAAAAAATATATTGCCGGAAAAATTGCCCAGTTTTTTACTGCGAAAAGCAAAGATTATGATGCCGTAATGCTCCATGCATGGGTGCAGTACCAATTGCACAATCAGCTTAAGGATGCCGTTGAATACATTCATAACCTCGGGATTTCCATAAAAGGCGACCTGCCGATCGGGATTTACCGGTATTCTGTGGAAGCATGGACCGAACCTGAGCTGTTCGGAATGGATTTCCAGGCCGGTGCACCGCCGGATCAGTTTACGGAACTGGGCCAGAACTGGGAGTTTCCTACCTACAACTGGGAAGCTATGAAAGCCGATGATTATACCTGGTGGAAAAACAGGTTCAAAGCACTGGAACAGTATTTTGATGCCATGAGGATCGATCATATCCTCGGTTTTTTCAGGATCTGGAGGATGCCGGTCTCTGCTACCCAGGGAATTTTAGGGTATTTTTATCCTGCTGTTCCCGTAACGGAAGAAGAATTCAGGTCAAGGCATATTCCGTTTTCTGATGACCGTTACTGTAAGCCATTCATTAATGATCAGATCCTCTGGAATTATTTTGGGGAAAACAGCGGCAAAGTATTGGATTTTGTGGACCGCAATGATGATGGTACTTACACTCTGAAAGAAGAATTCGATACCCAGCGGAAATTAACGGACTTCTTCAGGAGTAATCCGAACACTGCCATTGAAGAACCTATGATTTCGCTGTGTGCCAACGTCCTGTTTTTAACAGAAGACCGCGAAGGAGAAACGGTGTACCATCCAAGGTTTAATGTATACCTTACCGATTCATACCATTATTTATCCGACTGGGAGAAAAAAGCCATATATGACTTATATCAGGATTATTTCTTCAAAAGGCAGGATGGGCTTTGGGCTGAGAAAGCCATGGAAAAACTTCCGGTCATCCTTAACAGCACTAAAATGCTGATCTGTGGTGAAGATTTAGGCCTGGTTCCGGAATGTGTACCTGCCGTAATGGATGAACTGGCGATCGTAGCCCTGAAAGTTCAGCGCATGCCTTCGGACAATATACCATTCTATAATCCTAAAAATGCAGGATACCTGAATGTAGTGACTGCCTCTTCCCATGACAGCTCAACTTTAAGGCAGTGGTGGAAAGAAAACCCGGATCTTACACAGCAGTATTTCAATCAGCAGCTGATGCAGTCCGGAAAAGCTCCTGATGAACTGAGTCCGGAACTGGGCGAAATGATTATGAAGCAGCACCTGTATACGGATGCCATGTTGGCGGTATTCCCGATTCAGGAATTTTTGGCTACGGATCCGGAGCTGGTCAATCCGGATATGGACCAGGAAAGGATCAATAATCCTGCTGTATTTCCGCATTACTGGAGGTACAGGATGCACCTTAATATTGAGGAGCTGAAAAATAAACCCGCATTCAATCAAAAAATAGCCTCTTGGGTCAAAGACAGCGGAAGAATGTAA